The sequence below is a genomic window from Natrinema salaciae.
GCACCGGCGACGGGACCGCCGACAGCTGCGATTACCGCGACGCGATTCCGTCCGCCGCGAATTACCTCGAGGCCAACGGCGCACCAAAGAACTGGGACGACGCCCTGTACGCGTACAATCCGCGGTGGTCCTACGTCGAGCACGTCAAAGAACACGCCGCCCAGTACCGCGATCGGTACGGGAGTGGCGACGGCGGCGACGGCGGCAGCGGTGGTGACGGGGGCGGTGACAGCCCCGCGTTCGCCGACGGCGATCGAGTCACGCCGACGACCGGTCTGAACACCCGACACCGGCCGGGTACCGAGTCGACGGTACTCGCGACGATGCAACCGGGTTCGATCGGCGAGATCGTCAACGGACCCGAAACGGTGGACGGCTATACGTGGTGGGGGATTCACTGGCTCGAGGACGACAGCTGGGGCTGGTCGGTCGAGCGTTATCTCACGGTCGCCGACGGTGGCGGCGGAAGCGAGGGGGCGGACTTCACGTGGCCCATCGACGGATACATCACCTCTCCGTACGGCGACCGCCCCGGCCACCTCGCGGTCGATTTCGGCAACGACCGGATCGTTGGAACGCCGATCTGCGCCGCGCGCGACGGCGTCGTCGACGTGGTCGGCTACGAAGCGGACGGCTGCGGCAACTACGTCACACTTGGACACGAAAACGGATATCAGACGATGTACTGCCACCTGAACAGCGTCGCCGTCTCCGACGGCCAGCACGTCTCGCGGGGCCAGCAGATCGGGGGAATGGGTGACACGGGGCGGTCGACCGCACCGCACCTGCATTTCACCGTCGAGCGAAATCGGGTGCAGCAACCGATCCCCGGCGACGACGGTCGGCACGTCATCGCGGGCGAGGCGATTCCGAAGGCGTACGACGGGCTCTAGTATCGCTGGCGATCGATCGGATCGGGCCGCGGCTTCGACGGTCCGTCCGCGATGGGGTCGAGTTCGTCAGCGGTCGGCCGGCTCGTCCAGAAAGTACTCCGCGAGTTCGAACGGCTCGTCCTCCCCCTCGACGCCGGTCACGTCCAGGGCGGTCACCTCGGCGTCGGTCTCGAGCAGGCCCGCCAGACTGGGCTCGGTCCGACCGTTATCGCTGCTGATGAGCTCTTTCACGTACAGACCGCCCTCGCCGTGGAGCCGCACCTCGGCGTCCGTCGGCGATCGGAAGTCGCCCTCGATCCCGTAGACCGTTCGCTCCCGGGTCAGTCCCGCACGCCGGTGGTCGACCCGCTCGGGCGTGTACTGCTCGACGGTCGTCCCCTCGAGTTCCTCGAGCGCCGCCTCGAACGCGTCCTCGGCGACCGGCTCCGCGAACGTCACGTCGGCCCGGTACCGTTTGCTCGCGTCGTGTTCCTTGACGCGCTCGACCATCTCGTAGGTCGCCAGCCGCAGTCCCGCGACCTCGACGGTGCCGTCGGCGGCCGCGTTGATCTCCCGCTCGAGCGTCTCGGGATCGGGATCGCGAGTGCGGGGTCGTTTCACCTCGAGGACGAACGGCCGCCCACCCTCGAGCATGCGGGCGTCGACGTCCTCGCGGCCCGCGCCGTGGAAGGTCCCCTCGTCGCCGCCCATGGCCTCGACGACGTGGGGCCTGACGACCTGTTCGACGCTGGTGTCGTACATGTACCCGGAGCCGCCGCAGTAGTCGCAGTCCGCTTCGCCGTCGTCCCCGAGCTGGATGCCGCTGCCGCCGCACTCCCGACAGGGCCACTCCGTCTGCGGGATATCGCGCTCGAGTTTGCGGTAGCGACCGTAGACGAACGCGGGGTTGATCTGGACGTCGACCGCGTGGCTCGTGACGGTGCCCGATTCGAGCGCCTCGAGCGGGTCGAACCCCTCGAGGTCGACGACCGCGAGCACGTCGGGCCGGTCGAAGTCCACCTCCGTTTCGGTCATCGCGCCGACGCGCCGCCCGACTTCGCGGTTCACTTCACGCTTGACCGACTCGCCGACGTCCGGCTCGAGGCCGGCGTCCTCCCGGAGTAGCCGCTCGTTCTCCTCGACCAGCGGCGGGACGCGGGTGCCGACCTGATAGGTGGCGAAGTCGACGCCCTCGAGGGCGT
It includes:
- a CDS encoding peptidoglycan DD-metalloendopeptidase family protein, which gives rise to MRTAGTGGLTAFGATTLAGNASAHEAIDIPPRYLEQYRETGTNWGMDWTYLAGIGAVETQHGQYEDGCETSSAGARGPMQFMPSTWEAYGVDGTGDGTADSCDYRDAIPSAANYLEANGAPKNWDDALYAYNPRWSYVEHVKEHAAQYRDRYGSGDGGDGGSGGDGGGDSPAFADGDRVTPTTGLNTRHRPGTESTVLATMQPGSIGEIVNGPETVDGYTWWGIHWLEDDSWGWSVERYLTVADGGGGSEGADFTWPIDGYITSPYGDRPGHLAVDFGNDRIVGTPICAARDGVVDVVGYEADGCGNYVTLGHENGYQTMYCHLNSVAVSDGQHVSRGQQIGGMGDTGRSTAPHLHFTVERNRVQQPIPGDDGRHVIAGEAIPKAYDGL
- a CDS encoding tRNA pseudouridine(54/55) synthase Pus10, translated to MITEDARALLATGAVCDSCLGRPFADRSFGLTNAERGRALRTTVALADDEDFDSTDPADCWVCEGYCGTFDAVAETIVDALEGVDFATYQVGTRVPPLVEENERLLREDAGLEPDVGESVKREVNREVGRRVGAMTETEVDFDRPDVLAVVDLEGFDPLEALESGTVTSHAVDVQINPAFVYGRYRKLERDIPQTEWPCRECGGSGIQLGDDGEADCDYCGGSGYMYDTSVEQVVRPHVVEAMGGDEGTFHGAGREDVDARMLEGGRPFVLEVKRPRTRDPDPETLEREINAAADGTVEVAGLRLATYEMVERVKEHDASKRYRADVTFAEPVAEDAFEAALEELEGTTVEQYTPERVDHRRAGLTRERTVYGIEGDFRSPTDAEVRLHGEGGLYVKELISSDNGRTEPSLAGLLETDAEVTALDVTGVEGEDEPFELAEYFLDEPADR